A DNA window from Halomicrobium mukohataei DSM 12286 contains the following coding sequences:
- a CDS encoding isoaspartyl peptidase/L-asparaginase, with translation MDLIVHGGAGSAPDEPTARQAVLDDAARAGSDAASPLDAVRDAVAVLESNPRFNAGVGSTVQSDGVVRTDASVMTDDGLAGAACAMPGVEHAVDVARAVATETPHVLLAGDRAVEFADAVGVETDADLWTDDTRERWQAADPPDGDAAEQLAWVRERFGASHDTVGAVATDGDRVAAATSTGGRWFALAGRVGDVPQLGAGVYADERGGASATGEGEAIARFGLAKEAVRALDRHDPSKAAQTAVDAFADAIGGRAGVIVLDRAGRVGAAENTDAMQTATR, from the coding sequence ATGGATCTGATCGTCCACGGCGGCGCTGGATCGGCCCCCGACGAACCCACGGCCCGGCAGGCGGTCCTCGACGACGCCGCTCGTGCGGGCAGCGACGCCGCGTCGCCACTCGACGCAGTCCGGGACGCGGTCGCCGTCCTGGAGTCGAACCCCCGCTTCAACGCTGGCGTCGGAAGCACCGTCCAGAGCGACGGCGTCGTCCGGACGGACGCGAGCGTGATGACCGACGACGGTCTCGCCGGGGCCGCCTGCGCGATGCCCGGTGTCGAACACGCCGTCGACGTGGCGCGAGCGGTCGCGACGGAGACGCCCCACGTCTTGCTGGCCGGGGATCGCGCCGTCGAGTTCGCGGACGCGGTCGGCGTCGAGACGGACGCGGATCTGTGGACGGACGACACGCGGGAGCGCTGGCAGGCGGCCGATCCGCCGGACGGAGACGCCGCCGAGCAACTGGCGTGGGTCCGCGAGCGGTTCGGTGCGAGCCACGACACGGTCGGTGCGGTCGCGACCGACGGCGATCGAGTGGCGGCCGCGACCTCGACGGGCGGCCGGTGGTTCGCGCTGGCGGGCCGCGTCGGCGACGTGCCACAGCTCGGGGCGGGTGTCTACGCCGACGAGCGAGGCGGTGCGAGCGCGACCGGCGAGGGAGAGGCGATCGCTCGGTTCGGACTCGCGAAGGAGGCCGTCCGGGCGCTGGATCGACACGACCCGAGCAAGGCCGCCCAGACGGCCGTGGACGCCTTCGCGGACGCGATCGGCGGCCGAGCGGGCGTGATCGTCCTCGACCGCGCCGGCCGCGTCGGAGCGGCCGAAAACACCGACGCGATGCAGACGGCCACGCGGTAG
- a CDS encoding HIT family protein — MEQVFAPWRIEWVEREEKNPDVDCVFCALPERDDDREHRVVARNDHAYVLLNNAPYSPGHLMVIPYQHTGDYRALPEEVLLAHGRLKQRTFDALEASLDPDAFNAGLNLGGGPAGGSIEDHLHTHVVPRWEGDTNFMPVISDTQVIVEGLEDTYDRVHEGFAAQDDATVVDDDTAVAFGSERGSNCRER, encoded by the coding sequence ATGGAACAGGTGTTCGCGCCGTGGCGGATCGAGTGGGTCGAACGGGAGGAGAAGAACCCGGACGTCGACTGCGTGTTCTGTGCGTTGCCCGAGCGCGACGACGACCGGGAGCACAGAGTCGTCGCCCGCAACGACCACGCCTACGTGTTGCTGAACAACGCGCCGTACAGTCCCGGCCACCTCATGGTCATCCCCTACCAGCACACGGGCGACTATCGAGCCCTCCCGGAGGAGGTGTTGCTCGCGCACGGGCGACTGAAACAGCGGACGTTCGACGCCCTGGAGGCGTCGCTCGACCCGGACGCCTTCAACGCCGGGCTGAACCTCGGTGGGGGACCCGCGGGCGGCTCGATCGAGGATCACCTCCACACCCACGTCGTCCCCCGCTGGGAGGGAGACACGAACTTCATGCCGGTGATCAGCGACACGCAGGTGATCGTCGAGGGTCTCGAAGACACGTACGACCGCGTTCACGAAGGGTTCGCGGCCCAGGACGACGCCACGGTCGTCGACGACGACACCGCCGTCGCGTTCGGGTCCGAACGTGGCTCGAACTGTCGGGAGCGATAA
- a CDS encoding ABC transporter ATP-binding protein, with protein sequence MSVISATDAVKIYESGDKTLRALDGVSVDVNAGEFASVVGPSGSGKSTLLNLLGLLDEPSEGSVTVDGTALSTLSKRERTDLRRETVGFIFQSFYLVPTLTARQNVAVPGLVRDDRSDLQARADELLERVGLGDRLDHYPNELSGGQKQRVAVARSLINDPDILLADEPTGNLDQDTGAQVLDVFGEITDEGVAILTVTHDEQVTDFADRTIRLVDGRLDDD encoded by the coding sequence ATGAGCGTCATCAGCGCCACCGACGCGGTGAAGATCTACGAGTCCGGCGACAAGACGCTGCGTGCGCTCGACGGCGTCTCCGTCGACGTGAACGCCGGTGAGTTCGCGTCCGTCGTCGGCCCCAGCGGGAGCGGGAAGTCGACCCTGCTGAACCTGCTGGGCCTGCTCGACGAGCCCTCCGAGGGCAGCGTCACCGTCGACGGGACGGCACTGTCGACGCTCTCGAAGCGCGAACGGACGGACCTCAGACGCGAGACCGTCGGATTCATCTTCCAGAGCTTCTACCTGGTGCCGACGCTGACCGCGCGCCAGAACGTCGCCGTCCCCGGACTCGTCCGCGACGATCGGTCGGATCTGCAGGCGCGGGCCGACGAACTGCTCGAACGCGTCGGGCTGGGCGACCGACTCGACCACTACCCAAACGAGCTGTCCGGCGGGCAGAAACAGCGCGTGGCCGTCGCGCGGTCGCTGATCAACGATCCCGACATCCTGCTGGCCGACGAGCCCACGGGGAACCTCGACCAGGACACCGGCGCGCAGGTACTGGACGTGTTCGGCGAGATCACCGACGAGGGCGTCGCGATCCTCACCGTCACCCACGACGAGCAGGTGACCGACTTCGCCGACCGGACGATCAGGCTCGTCGACGGGAGGTTAGACGATGATTGA
- a CDS encoding Yip1 family protein, giving the protein MDVSLATLLVRPRTAFEAAGERLSLVQPLVLVFLVGASSIATAFPVYVALQRRLSSDIATVEFVIGSQTARLPIWFAIGTVGGILVVLVGWVVTTALLHGAARLAGGRGRFRRLLAFVGWSHAPYVVVYPLVALVAAWQLATTPGATLNGVLHGTSGVEGTMVTFNGRGLIDVSSLSSVAVTLWIGYVWTGALDATYDLSRRRATAVAAVATVVMLVAIQLPAYIGSPNA; this is encoded by the coding sequence ATGGACGTGTCTCTCGCCACGCTGCTCGTCCGGCCGAGAACGGCGTTCGAGGCGGCCGGCGAGCGGCTCTCGCTGGTCCAGCCGCTCGTCCTCGTGTTCCTGGTCGGCGCGAGCAGTATCGCGACTGCGTTCCCGGTCTACGTCGCCCTGCAACGGCGGCTCTCGTCCGACATCGCGACCGTCGAGTTCGTCATCGGTTCCCAGACCGCGCGGCTGCCGATCTGGTTCGCCATCGGCACCGTGGGCGGGATCCTCGTCGTCCTCGTCGGCTGGGTCGTGACGACGGCACTGCTGCACGGGGCCGCGCGTCTCGCGGGTGGCAGGGGACGGTTCAGGCGGCTGTTGGCCTTCGTCGGCTGGTCTCACGCCCCCTACGTCGTCGTCTACCCGCTCGTCGCGCTCGTCGCGGCCTGGCAGCTGGCGACGACGCCCGGTGCGACGCTGAACGGCGTCCTCCACGGCACCAGCGGCGTCGAGGGGACGATGGTGACGTTCAACGGCCGGGGACTGATCGACGTGAGTTCGCTCTCCTCGGTGGCGGTGACGCTGTGGATCGGCTACGTCTGGACCGGCGCGCTGGACGCGACCTACGACCTCTCGCGGCGTCGGGCGACGGCGGTCGCCGCGGTCGCGACGGTCGTGATGCTCGTCGCGATACAGCTCCCAGCTTATATCGGTTCGCCGAACGCGTAG
- a CDS encoding DUF7521 family protein: MSELLQTSLALTTVTALLTAVVGGFVAYQAYRGYRRNASRAMLSLAVGILLLTTIPFVLKQPLVLLSLATTAEAELLAQTCRIAGLLTVLYAFTGA; encoded by the coding sequence GTGAGTGAACTCCTCCAGACGTCGCTGGCGCTGACGACGGTGACCGCGCTCCTGACGGCGGTCGTGGGCGGCTTCGTCGCCTACCAGGCCTACCGGGGCTACCGGCGCAACGCCAGCCGTGCGATGCTGTCCCTGGCCGTCGGCATCCTGCTGTTGACGACGATTCCGTTCGTGCTGAAACAGCCCCTCGTCCTCCTCTCGCTGGCGACGACCGCCGAGGCGGAGCTGCTCGCCCAGACGTGTCGAATCGCCGGACTGCTGACCGTGCTGTACGCGTTTACCGGCGCTTAG
- the map gene encoding type II methionyl aminopeptidase — protein sequence MTDVDLAAEKYEKHREAGEILAQVRNEAADRLEVGTGYLEISQWAEDRIRELGGEPAFPVNVSVDHEAAHGAAGPDDDRTVGEQMVKLDIGVHIDGWLADTAVTVDLSGNDELKTAADEALDAALDAVEAGVQTGEIGAVIEDVIEGYGYNPVVNLTGHGLGHWEQHTEPNVPNRSIPGGATLEAGQVVAIEPFATTGTGKVNEGATEEIFSLEREGSVRNREARQALNQITEEFRTLPFAARWLDVSRPGMALRRLKQQDIVHGYPVLQEAEGELVSQREHTVIVTEDGCEVTTRL from the coding sequence ATGACAGACGTGGACCTGGCCGCCGAGAAGTACGAGAAACATCGCGAGGCCGGAGAGATCCTGGCACAGGTGCGCAACGAGGCCGCCGATCGACTCGAAGTGGGGACCGGCTACCTCGAAATCTCCCAGTGGGCCGAAGACCGGATCCGGGAACTGGGCGGCGAGCCCGCCTTCCCGGTCAACGTCAGCGTCGACCACGAGGCCGCCCACGGGGCCGCCGGGCCGGACGACGACCGCACCGTCGGCGAGCAGATGGTGAAACTGGACATCGGCGTCCACATCGACGGGTGGCTGGCAGACACGGCCGTCACGGTGGATCTCTCGGGCAACGACGAGCTGAAGACCGCCGCCGACGAGGCCCTCGACGCGGCACTGGACGCCGTCGAGGCCGGCGTCCAGACCGGCGAAATCGGTGCCGTCATCGAGGACGTCATCGAGGGGTACGGCTACAACCCGGTGGTCAACCTGACGGGCCACGGGCTGGGCCACTGGGAGCAACACACCGAGCCGAACGTCCCCAACCGGTCGATTCCCGGCGGTGCGACCCTGGAGGCGGGACAGGTCGTCGCGATCGAGCCGTTCGCCACGACCGGGACGGGGAAGGTAAACGAGGGCGCGACAGAGGAGATCTTCTCGCTGGAACGGGAGGGGTCGGTCCGCAACCGGGAGGCCCGACAGGCGCTGAACCAGATCACCGAGGAGTTCAGGACCCTGCCGTTCGCGGCCCGGTGGCTCGACGTGTCCCGTCCGGGGATGGCGCTCCGTCGCCTGAAACAGCAAGACATCGTTCACGGCTATCCGGTCCTCCAGGAAGCCGAGGGCGAACTCGTCAGCCAGAGAGAACACACCGTCATCGTCACCGAGGACGGCTGTGAAGTGACGACGCGGCTGTAG
- a CDS encoding DUF7835 family putative zinc beta-ribbon protein, producing MAVTDTDTHMSETCSTCERTTPHDVSVQILTESTKSKNAAFSREPYRVSECRVCGTTTETRMNNA from the coding sequence ATGGCAGTCACAGACACCGACACCCACATGTCGGAGACGTGCTCGACGTGTGAACGAACGACGCCACACGACGTCTCCGTCCAGATACTGACCGAAAGCACCAAATCGAAGAACGCAGCGTTCTCGCGGGAACCGTATCGCGTCAGTGAGTGTCGAGTCTGTGGCACCACGACAGAGACGCGAATGAACAACGCCTGA
- a CDS encoding sensor histidine kinase has translation MIIQLAGDLTYAGYLLVFAVATLACFVSIDRVQQLEEPGTRRGLTALLLASGGWALSYLGYFLVPDPQLKTAFYVAGLVVGLATVGAWLYFCSAFTGRTLHRSTGLRRAAVAIFLAIVAVKVTNYHGLYFATRTATEPFPHMAVTHEPLHWVVVGLCYALTAVGYFMLFERLRQVSYQTWSFGLLVGVTAVPLLLNLVGHATPLLADVSHEPLGVAVFAVGVSFVFHERFQAIGLAEGDDKPIVIVNERDQLREYNAAAADLFPALTRPDVIGKPLWSVVPSVAEVLDSESGVLSVRDGEETRYYQLTESPFAAGRSPVGRLVLFTDITERERDRRELQRQNERLEEFASVVSHDLRNPLQVLRGAFEGARETGDPSHFDRGERALDRMETLIDDVLSLARQGQPIDETEPISLASLAASCWEVIEAGDADLVVETDLDLVADPDRFRQLLENLFRNAVEHGGDDVTVRVGRLPDGNGFYLADDGPGIPVDEREAVFESGYSTTDGGTGFGLAIVSEIVDAHGWEITVSGRAADDAPDGHTDSESGSRTATGASFEITGIGSPDGVDASEAA, from the coding sequence GTGATCATTCAGTTGGCTGGTGACCTCACCTACGCGGGCTATCTCCTGGTGTTCGCTGTGGCAACACTGGCCTGCTTCGTGAGCATCGACCGGGTCCAACAGCTCGAAGAGCCGGGCACGCGGCGTGGACTGACGGCGCTGCTCCTGGCCAGCGGCGGCTGGGCGCTCTCGTATCTGGGCTACTTCCTCGTGCCAGACCCCCAGCTCAAAACCGCGTTCTACGTCGCCGGCCTCGTCGTCGGCCTCGCGACGGTCGGTGCGTGGCTCTACTTCTGCTCGGCTTTCACCGGTCGGACGCTGCATCGCAGCACCGGTCTACGACGCGCGGCCGTCGCGATCTTCCTTGCGATCGTCGCCGTGAAAGTCACGAACTATCACGGCCTGTACTTCGCGACCCGGACAGCGACGGAACCGTTCCCACACATGGCGGTGACACACGAGCCGCTGCACTGGGTCGTCGTCGGACTCTGCTACGCGCTGACGGCCGTCGGATACTTCATGCTCTTCGAGCGGCTCCGACAGGTCAGCTACCAGACGTGGTCTTTCGGCCTCCTCGTCGGGGTGACGGCTGTTCCTCTCCTGCTCAACCTCGTGGGCCACGCGACCCCGCTGCTCGCCGACGTGAGCCACGAACCCCTCGGTGTCGCGGTCTTCGCCGTCGGCGTCTCGTTCGTCTTCCACGAGCGGTTTCAGGCGATCGGGCTCGCGGAGGGAGACGACAAGCCCATCGTCATCGTGAACGAACGCGATCAGCTCCGCGAGTACAACGCGGCGGCGGCCGACCTCTTTCCCGCGCTCACCCGGCCGGACGTGATCGGGAAACCGCTGTGGAGCGTCGTTCCGTCCGTCGCCGAGGTGCTCGACTCCGAGTCGGGCGTATTGTCCGTTCGTGACGGCGAGGAAACCCGATACTACCAGCTCACCGAGAGCCCGTTCGCGGCCGGACGGTCACCGGTCGGTCGGCTCGTGCTCTTTACCGACATCACGGAGCGCGAACGCGACCGACGCGAACTCCAGCGCCAGAACGAGCGCCTCGAAGAGTTCGCCAGCGTCGTCTCTCACGACCTCCGGAACCCCTTGCAGGTCTTGCGGGGCGCGTTCGAGGGGGCTCGCGAGACCGGCGACCCCTCGCACTTCGACCGCGGGGAGCGAGCGCTCGACCGGATGGAGACGCTCATCGACGACGTGCTCTCGCTCGCCCGGCAGGGCCAGCCCATCGACGAGACCGAACCGATCTCGCTCGCGTCGCTGGCGGCGTCGTGCTGGGAGGTCATCGAGGCCGGCGACGCCGATCTCGTCGTCGAAACCGATCTCGATCTCGTCGCCGATCCCGACCGCTTCCGTCAACTGCTGGAGAACCTCTTTCGGAACGCGGTCGAACACGGCGGTGACGACGTGACCGTTCGAGTCGGGCGACTACCGGACGGCAACGGATTCTACCTCGCAGACGACGGTCCCGGCATCCCGGTCGACGAGCGCGAGGCGGTGTTCGAGTCCGGCTACTCGACGACCGACGGGGGGACCGGCTTCGGACTGGCGATCGTCAGCGAGATCGTCGACGCCCACGGCTGGGAGATCACGGTGTCGGGGCGAGCGGCCGACGACGCCCCCGACGGACACACGGACTCGGAATCCGGTTCGAGAACGGCCACCGGTGCCTCCTTCGAGATCACTGGGATCGGTTCTCCAGACGGCGTCGACGCGAGCGAAGCGGCTTAG
- a CDS encoding ArsR/SmtB family transcription factor: protein MSEEPGIETVAELLDDEYAREILAATSTEPMSAEELADACDASPPTVYRRLERLREQDLVVAQQQLDPQGHHYDVFRAQLSRVTVDLADGEYSIDIERREPDAADRFTELFEGLK, encoded by the coding sequence ATGAGCGAGGAGCCAGGGATCGAGACCGTCGCCGAACTCCTCGACGACGAGTACGCACGGGAGATTCTCGCCGCGACGAGCACGGAACCGATGTCGGCAGAGGAACTGGCCGACGCCTGTGACGCCTCGCCGCCGACCGTGTACCGCCGGCTCGAACGGCTGCGCGAGCAAGACCTCGTCGTCGCCCAGCAACAGCTCGATCCCCAGGGCCACCACTACGACGTGTTCCGGGCTCAGCTGTCCCGCGTCACGGTCGATCTGGCGGACGGCGAGTACAGCATCGACATCGAACGCCGCGAACCCGACGCGGCCGACCGCTTCACCGAACTGTTCGAGGGGCTCAAATGA
- a CDS encoding COG1361 family protein, whose product MKRLRSLCLVGLLVVGTVALAVGPVTGASTGVVSISTTTTPDRPAPGDTVTISTTVSNPEAGSSSFQLRSVEVRETTADNSTLYNSTDESSTIEPGESTTRDLGVDIEESGQQQFVLHVQVLSDGDVVNFERNVTVTAGETDPALSLSGGDIGADGDATFDLSVSNARTEPIRAVTVDVSAGDIQFDEDRHVVSQLASGAETTLKLPASDVEPGEKTVEAAVTYTTNDGEFKSVTRELTTTADSAENPGEVSLSGIDVSGADGELQISGQANNAGETNVSGVTVTVEDGPYSLGEAQSSAFVGRLDASTSSDFQLGATVPDDTTTATIPLTVAYRLDGQEVTRTVTVQEDFSSSGKVNLTGVRIEQTGSRLTVRGSASNLGTSNVSAVIVSVGQNERIQPAQSQSSYFAGNVAQSEFKSFQVDARLTGDTNETVSVPVEVSYRVNGQRIDTTTTVPYTPRATGPAAEQSQRDSSVPIVLIGGVVLVVVAGGLGYRRYR is encoded by the coding sequence ATGAAACGGCTCCGCTCGCTGTGTCTCGTCGGATTGCTCGTCGTCGGGACCGTCGCACTCGCCGTCGGTCCCGTCACGGGTGCCAGCACCGGCGTCGTCTCGATCAGTACCACCACGACGCCGGACCGACCCGCGCCGGGCGACACCGTGACGATCAGCACGACCGTCTCGAATCCGGAGGCCGGAAGCTCCAGCTTCCAGTTGCGCTCGGTCGAAGTGCGCGAGACGACCGCCGACAACAGCACGCTGTACAACTCGACCGACGAGTCGAGCACGATCGAGCCCGGCGAGTCGACGACGCGGGATCTCGGGGTCGACATCGAGGAGAGCGGCCAGCAGCAGTTCGTCCTCCACGTCCAGGTCCTCTCGGACGGTGATGTCGTCAACTTCGAACGCAACGTGACCGTCACTGCCGGCGAGACCGACCCCGCGCTGTCGCTGTCCGGCGGCGATATCGGTGCCGACGGTGACGCGACGTTCGACCTCTCTGTTTCGAACGCTCGCACGGAACCCATCCGAGCCGTTACGGTCGACGTGTCCGCGGGAGACATCCAGTTCGACGAGGATCGACACGTCGTCTCACAGCTCGCCTCGGGCGCGGAGACGACGCTGAAGCTCCCCGCGAGCGACGTCGAGCCCGGCGAGAAGACGGTCGAGGCGGCGGTCACGTACACGACCAACGACGGCGAGTTCAAGAGCGTCACGCGCGAACTGACGACGACGGCCGACAGCGCCGAGAACCCCGGTGAGGTCTCGCTGAGCGGCATCGACGTGTCGGGTGCCGACGGCGAGTTGCAGATCTCCGGGCAGGCCAACAACGCCGGTGAGACGAACGTCTCGGGCGTCACCGTCACCGTCGAGGACGGTCCGTACAGCCTCGGCGAGGCCCAGTCCAGCGCGTTCGTCGGCAGGCTCGACGCCAGCACCTCCAGTGACTTCCAGCTCGGTGCGACGGTACCCGACGACACGACGACCGCCACGATCCCACTGACGGTCGCGTACCGTCTCGACGGCCAGGAGGTGACGCGAACGGTGACCGTTCAGGAAGACTTCAGCTCGAGCGGCAAGGTCAATCTCACCGGCGTCCGCATCGAACAGACCGGCAGTCGGCTCACCGTCCGGGGCAGCGCCAGTAACCTCGGAACGAGCAACGTCTCCGCCGTGATAGTCTCGGTCGGCCAGAACGAACGGATCCAGCCGGCCCAGTCCCAGTCGAGTTACTTCGCCGGCAACGTGGCCCAGAGCGAGTTCAAGTCCTTCCAGGTCGACGCTCGATTGACCGGCGACACCAACGAGACCGTCTCGGTTCCGGTCGAGGTCAGCTATCGCGTCAACGGCCAGCGCATCGACACGACGACGACCGTCCCGTACACGCCGCGGGCGACCGGACCCGCCGCCGAGCAATCCCAGCGGGACTCCTCGGTCCCGATCGTGTTGATCGGTGGCGTCGTGCTCGTCGTGGTGGCCGGCGGGCTCGGATACCGACGATACCGATGA
- a CDS encoding ABC transporter permease has protein sequence MIESPLARFSPFLAFARNNLSRARARTILAMAGITIGVVAIASLGMFGATLEQSFLDTSDDAIRTVAVGPGEDSEFGLLRREQVAEIERYAGNGDVYTLTRGRGEVTGLQETTSASLVSLSDPEVFVTAESGQIPQNWRSGVAIGNELAETLGVQPGDSVQVDGESRRVVAVLAESSRASFVSTGDAVVLPPGELGDGASQVLIRGETPQQAFAISDRIDENLNSDRRTRYSVFDAESALEQFNQQIGLIRTFLLAVGGISLLVASVSILNVMLMSTIERKEEIGVLRAVGYHRLDIVKLMLYEAALLGVVGSIFGVLISVGLGMVMNAQLLSDPLAFSGQALQYTVLGFLFGTGASFLSGLYPAWKAANARPVEALRD, from the coding sequence ATGATTGAGAGCCCGCTCGCGCGGTTCTCGCCGTTCCTGGCGTTCGCCCGGAACAACCTCTCGCGGGCACGCGCTCGGACGATCCTCGCGATGGCGGGGATCACGATCGGCGTGGTCGCGATCGCCTCGCTGGGGATGTTCGGAGCCACGCTCGAACAGTCGTTTCTCGACACGTCCGACGACGCGATCCGGACCGTCGCCGTCGGTCCCGGCGAAGACTCGGAGTTCGGGTTGCTCCGTCGGGAACAGGTCGCCGAGATCGAACGCTACGCCGGTAACGGCGATGTCTACACGCTCACCCGCGGCCGGGGGGAAGTGACCGGATTACAGGAGACGACGAGCGCCTCGCTGGTGTCGCTCTCAGATCCAGAGGTGTTCGTCACCGCGGAGTCGGGCCAGATCCCGCAGAACTGGCGCTCTGGTGTCGCGATCGGGAACGAACTGGCGGAGACGCTCGGCGTCCAACCCGGGGACAGCGTGCAGGTCGACGGCGAGAGCCGGCGCGTCGTCGCCGTGCTGGCCGAGTCGAGCCGCGCCTCGTTCGTCTCGACGGGCGATGCCGTCGTCCTGCCGCCGGGCGAACTCGGTGACGGCGCGTCGCAGGTCCTCATCCGAGGGGAGACGCCCCAGCAGGCGTTCGCCATCAGCGATCGGATCGACGAGAACCTCAACAGCGACCGCCGGACTCGTTACAGCGTCTTCGACGCCGAGTCCGCCCTCGAACAGTTCAACCAGCAGATCGGCCTCATCCGGACGTTCCTGCTCGCTGTCGGCGGGATCTCGCTGCTGGTCGCGTCCGTGAGCATCCTCAACGTGATGCTCATGAGCACGATCGAGCGCAAAGAGGAGATCGGCGTCCTCCGGGCGGTCGGCTACCACCGCCTCGACATCGTCAAGCTGATGCTGTACGAAGCGGCGCTGCTGGGCGTCGTCGGCTCGATCTTCGGCGTGCTCATCAGCGTCGGCCTGGGGATGGTGATGAACGCGCAGCTCCTCTCGGACCCCCTCGCCTTCTCCGGGCAAGCCCTGCAGTACACGGTGCTTGGCTTCCTCTTCGGGACGGGTGCCAGCTTCCTCAGCGGCCTCTATCCCGCCTGGAAAGCGGCTAACGCCCGTCCGGTCGAGGCACTCCGGGACTGA
- a CDS encoding cation diffusion facilitator family transporter, translating into MSRRDVLRRVGLVILGANLALALLKGVVWAETGSLAVGSEAVNSLADTAYSLVIVAGLYLTTQPPDFEHPHGHERIEPFVSLFVAVGIFAAGGIILWQAASSLLSGDVGVSRGPAAVGVLVFSGVLKYALYRYCLSAGRDHNSPALVATALDNRNDILTAAAALVGVVGATLGYPVLDPIAAMVVSVGIIYTGVEVVRDNLDYLVGAAPPEELRAEIVRRALEQDDVEGAHDVIAHYVGPEIDVSLHVEVEGDKTLFEAHDIETAVIEAIQELPEVDDVFVHVDPKELGEWKADADVDRLVD; encoded by the coding sequence ATGTCACGTCGGGACGTACTCCGCCGGGTCGGTCTCGTCATCTTGGGCGCGAATCTCGCCCTCGCGCTCCTGAAGGGCGTCGTCTGGGCGGAGACCGGGAGCCTGGCCGTCGGTTCCGAGGCGGTCAACAGCCTCGCCGACACCGCCTACAGCCTCGTCATCGTCGCCGGGCTCTACCTGACGACACAGCCGCCGGACTTCGAGCACCCCCACGGCCACGAGCGGATCGAGCCGTTCGTCTCGCTGTTCGTCGCCGTCGGGATCTTCGCTGCCGGTGGGATCATCCTCTGGCAGGCCGCCAGCTCGCTGCTGTCGGGCGACGTCGGCGTGAGCCGTGGCCCCGCCGCCGTCGGCGTCCTCGTCTTCTCCGGCGTGCTGAAGTACGCCCTGTATCGGTACTGTCTGTCCGCCGGGCGAGACCACAACTCTCCCGCGCTGGTCGCGACGGCACTGGACAACCGCAACGACATTCTCACGGCAGCCGCGGCCCTCGTCGGCGTCGTCGGCGCGACGCTTGGCTACCCGGTCCTGGACCCGATCGCCGCGATGGTCGTCTCCGTGGGCATCATCTACACCGGCGTCGAGGTCGTCCGGGACAACCTCGATTACCTCGTCGGTGCTGCCCCGCCCGAGGAGCTGCGGGCGGAGATCGTCCGCCGCGCGCTCGAACAGGACGACGTGGAGGGTGCCCACGACGTGATCGCCCACTACGTCGGCCCGGAGATCGACGTGAGCCTCCACGTCGAGGTCGAGGGCGACAAGACGCTGTTCGAGGCCCACGACATCGAGACCGCCGTCATCGAGGCGATCCAGGAACTGCCGGAGGTCGACGACGTGTTCGTCCACGTCGACCCCAAGGAACTGGGCGAGTGGAAAGCCGACGCCGACGTGGACCGCCTCGTCGACTAA